Proteins from a genomic interval of Gossypium hirsutum isolate 1008001.06 chromosome A09, Gossypium_hirsutum_v2.1, whole genome shotgun sequence:
- the LOC107895930 gene encoding tropinone reductase-like 1, with the protein MSQKRLEGKVAIITGGASGIGASAVHVFHENGAKVVIADIQDCKGQALANQLGENVAFIHCDVSNEDDICNLIDITISKHGKLDIMYNNAGIMDRPTSGGILDAKKSDLEKMFQVNTIGAFLGAKHAARVMIPQRKGCILFTASACTSIAGLASHTYAATKYGILGLAKNLTPDLGQYGIRVNCISPYGVVTGLPGITEEQRSIVELKLSNMGNLKGEILKPESVAKAALYLASEEANYVSGVNLLVDGGYSAVNPTMFKFANLVN; encoded by the exons ATGTCTCAGAAGAG GCTTGAAGGCAAGGTGGCAATTATAACAGGTGGCGCCAGTGGGATTGGAGCAAGTGCTGTGCATGTTTTCCATGAAAATGGTGCCAAGGTGGTCATTGCTGATATCCAAGATTGCAAAGGCCAAGCCCTCGCCAACCAGCTTGGCGAAAATGTTGCCTTCATCCATTGTGATGTCTCAAATGAAGATGACATCTGCAATCTTATCGACATCACCATCTCCAAACATGGAAAACTGGACATTATGTACAACAATGCAGGCATCATGGACCGCCCAACAAGCGGAGGGATTTTGGATGCTAAAAAATCAGACCTGGAAAAGATGTTTCAAGTCAACACCATCGGTGCTTTCCTTGGAGCCAAACATGCAGCAAGGGTTATGATACCCCAACGTAAAGGTTGCATTCTCTTCACTGCCAGTGCTTGCACTTCGATTGCAGGGCTTGCATCTCACACCTACGCAGCAACAAAGTATGGGATTCTGGGGCTGGCTAAGAACTTGACGCCTGATTTGGGGCAATACGGCATAAGAGTAAATTGTATCTCGCCTTATGGAGTGGTAACTGGTTTGCCAGGGATTACTGAAGAACAGAGATCCATTGTGGAATTGAAACTCAGCAACATGGGCAATCTAAAGGGTGAAATTCTTAAGCCAGAATCTGTAGCCAAGGCTGCACTATACCTGGCTAGTGAAGAAGCAAATTATGTGAGTGGAGTCAATCTCCTGGTAGATGGAGGGTACAGTGCTGTGAATCCAACCATGTTCAAGTTTGCTAACCTTGTTAATTGA